A genomic stretch from Setaria italica strain Yugu1 chromosome VII, Setaria_italica_v2.0, whole genome shotgun sequence includes:
- the LOC101770226 gene encoding probable pectinesterase 68 codes for MARVVLLLVLLATLAGILPPSACQAATKCEYPRPSGHGYKHPVGVRKVVVDAGGAGDFTSIQQAVDSVPVNNNVRVIMQINAGTYIEKVLVPASKPYITFHGAGRDVTVVQWHDRASDPGPDGQPLRTYNTASVTILSNYFTAKNISFKNTAPAPMPGTQGGQAVAFRISGDKAFFFGCGFYGAQDTLCDDAGRHYFRDCYIEGSIDFVFGNARSLYKDCELRSTAERYGSVAAHGRHDPCERTGFAFVNCRVTGTGRLYVGRAMGQYSRIVYAYTYFDSVIAPGGWDDWDHASNKSMTAFFGMYRNWGPGVDAVHGVPWARELDYFAARPFLGKSFVNGYHWLTPDV; via the exons ATGGCTCGCGTCGTCCTCTTGCTGGTATTGTTAGCCACGCTCGCGGGCATCCTGCCGCCGTCGGCGTGCCAGGCGGCGACCAAGTGCGAGTACCCGAGGCCCTCCGGCCACGGGTACAAGCACCCGGTGGGCGTGCGGAAGGTCGTCGTggacgcgggcggcgccggcgacttCACCTCCATCCAGCAGGCCGTCGACTCCGTGCCGGTGAACAACAATGTGCGCGTCATCATGCAGATCAACGCCGGCACCTACAT AGAGAAGGTGCTGGTGCCGGCGTCGAAGCCGTACATCACGTTCCACGGCGCCGGGCGCGACGTGACGGTGGTGCAGTGGCACGACCGGGCCAGCGACCCCGGCCCCGACGGGCAGCCGCTCCGCACCTACAACACCGCCTCCGTAACCATCCTCTCTAACTATTTCACCGCTAAGAACATCAGCTTCAAG AACACAGCTCCGGCACCAATGCCCGGCACGCAGGGTGGGCAGGCGGTGGCTTTCCGCATCTCCGGCGACAAGGCCTTCTTCTTCGGGTGCGGGTTCTACGGCGCGCAGGACACGCTGTGCGACGACGCCGGGCGGCACTACTTCCGCGACTGCTACATCGAGGGCTCCATCGACTTCGTCTTCGGCAACGCCCGCTCCCTGTACAAGGACTGCGAGCTGCGGTCGACGGCGGAGCGGTACGGGTcggtggcggcgcacgggcggcacGACCCCTGCGAGCGCACCGGCTTCGCCTTCGTCAACTGCCGGGTCACCGGCACGGGGAGGCTCTACGTCGGCCGCGCCATGGGCCAGTACTCGCGCATAGTCTACGCCTACACCTACTTCGACAGCGTCATCGCGCCCGGCGGATGGGACGACTGGGACCATGCCAGCAACAAGAGCAT GACGGCGTTCTTCGGGATGTACAGGAACTGGGGCCCCGGCGTCGACGCCGTGCACGGCGTCCCGTGGGCGCGGGAGCTCGACTACTTCGCCGCCCGCCCCTTCCTCGGCAAGAGTTTCGTCAACGGATACCACTGGCTCACGCCTGATGTCTGA
- the LOC101770621 gene encoding putative glucuronosyltransferase PGSIP8, which translates to MGWSVGLWWLVAAAVAVVVGAEGEVAVGVAAPPRRHAYAAMMYMGTPRDYEFYVATRVMMRSLGRLSASADRVVIASLDVPPRWVQALKDDGVKVVSVENLKNPYEKQENFNMRFKLTLNKLYAWSLVSYERVVMLDSDNIFLQNTDELFQCGQFCAVFINPCIFHTGLFVLQPSMDVFKNMLHELAVGRENPDGADQGFLASYFPDLLDQPMFHPPANGTKLEGTYRLPLGYQMDASYYYLKLRWSIPCGPNSVITFPSAPWFKPWYWWSWPVLPLGLSWHEQRRENLGYSSEIPVALIQAVLYVGVIAVTRLARPSLSKMCYNRRMEKSTMFLLSLLRVVAAWSILAAYTIPFFIIPRTVHPLLGWPLYLLGSFSLSSIVINIFLLHPLSVLTTWFGIIGTLLVMSFPWYLNGVVRALAVFVYAFCCAPLIWASLVKTMSSLQVLVERDAFRLGEPNQNAEFTKLY; encoded by the exons ATGGGGTGGTCCGTGGGGCTGTGGTGGCTCGTGGCggctgcggtggcggtggtggtgggggcggAGGGGGAGGTCGCGGTGGGGGTGGCGGCCCCGCCGAGGCGGCACGCGTACGCGGCGATGATGTACATGGGCACGCCCCGGGACTACGAGTTCTACGTGGCGACGCGCGTCATGATGCGGTCCCTGGGGAGGCTAAGCGCCAGCGCCGACCGCGTCGTGATCGCGTCCCTCGACGTCCCGCCGCGCTGGGTCCAGGCGCT GAAAGATGATGGTGTGAAGGTGGTCTCTGTCGAGAATTTGAAGAATCCCTATGAGAAACAAGAAAATTTCAACATGCGATTCAAGTTGACTTTAAACAAGCTGTATGCATGGAGCTTAGTTTCGTATGAGCGAGTTGTTATGCTTGACTCTGACAACATTTTCCTCCAGAATACGGATGAGTTATTTCAGTGTGGTCAGTTTTGTGCTGTCTTCATCAATCCATGTATCTTCCATACAGGCCTCTTTGTACTTCAG CCTTCAATGGACGTTTTTAAGAATATGCTACATGAGCTAGCTGTTGGACGTGAAAACCCAGATGGTGCAGACCAAGGCTTCCTTGCTAGTTATTTCCCGGACTTGCTTGATCAGCCAATGTTCCATCCACCAGCTAATGGTACCAAACTTGAGGGTACTTATCGCCTCCCTCTAGGCTACCAGATGGATGCATCTTACTACT ATCTGAAACTTCGCTGGAGTATTCCATGTGGGCCAAACAGTGTGATTACATTTCCAAGTGCTCCATGGTTTAAGCCATGGTATTGGTGGTCTTGGCCTGTTTTACCTTTGGGGCTCTCTTGGCATGAACAACGTCGTGAAAACCTAGG GTACTCGTCGGAGATACCAGTGGCATTAATTCAGGCTGTACTGTACGTTGGAGTCATAGCAGTGACCCGACTGGCACGCCCTAGCTTGTCCAAGATGTGCTACAACAGAAGAATGGAGAAAAGCACTATGTTCTTGCTCTCCCTGCTCAGAGTAGTGGCAGCATGGTCCATACTCGCAGCTTACACCATTCCCTTCTTCATCATCCCAAGAACTGTGCATCCGCTGCTTGGATGGCCTCTGTACCTGCTCGGTTCTTTCTCACTTTCTTCCATTGTGATCAACATATTCCTCCTCCACCCACTCTCCGTCCTCACTACGTGGTTCGGGATCATTGGCACTCTCTTGGTGATGTCTTTCCCATGGTATCTAAACGGTGTCGTCAGGGCCTTAGCGGTGTTTGTGTACGCATTCTGCTGCGCGCCCTTGATCTGGGCATCTTTGGTCAAGACAATGAGCTCGTTACAGGTCCTGGTCGAGAGGGACGCCTTCAGGCTCGGAGAACCTAACCAAAACGCTGAGTTCACGAAGCTCTACTGA